TTATACCAATGAGGTACACGTAAAACTAACAcgaaagcgatgagatgagcacCGATCGAGTTCAGTCAAGCTAGGATGGAGAGTGAGTTGTTAGGTATAGAAGGGGAGGAAGCTGGCAGGTTTGTGGATCCTACTGTTGCAGATCCTACAGTGACTGCacctttgaagagaagaagaccACAGGTGAAATTGACTGCGGAGAGATTGATTGGTGAGAAAGGATTACCATATGTGATGAAGAATGCTCCTAAAAGGGTACGAATCTCTAAGAGACGTAATGCGCATGATAATCTATCGCATATAGTCCAATTCTATCAGCTATGGGCCCACGAATTGTTTCCAAAGGCTAGGTTTAACGATTTTATAAAGCTGTGTCAATCCCTGGGGAAGAATGATAAGCTTTTGCGTGAGTATAGGAAGAATTTGTATCGTGAAGAGCTACTGGGTGGGTCAGAGAGGCAGGAAGAGACTATTTTACAGGATACTGTGGCTGAAGAACATTTGCAGAGACAAGAGAGTATTCCTCAGGACATAGCGACACAAGCACCTCAAGAGGCCCAGCGGGAacttgaagagcttgaagacGACATTTATACTGTCTCTACGCGAGCCAATGCGGCTGAACTGGATACTCAGCAACCGATTGAGGACGAGTCCCTCGtggaagagtttgaagaggATCAGGACGCAATGGAGGCTATGAAGGAATTCGGGTTTTGATTTTTAGTTATATAGTGTACAAAATTTGACAATCAAGTTGTCCAAAGACGAGCTGTGTTGTCTGCACCGGCAGAAAACAACCACGCTTCCCTGGGATGCCACACGGTGGCCAAAACACCTAGGTTGTTGGTTACCTTGTGACCTGTCAGTTTTTTTAGTGGAACTATCAGTgggttcttcatcatatcgTCATAGACAGCGCCATGGAAAACATGAATGCTACAATCGTCGGCGGCCGAGCAAAATAGAGGAAGTTT
This DNA window, taken from Torulaspora delbrueckii CBS 1146 chromosome 2, complete genome, encodes the following:
- the CSM3 gene encoding Csm3p (similar to Saccharomyces cerevisiae CSM3 (YMR048W); ancestral locus Anc_2.612), which gives rise to MESELLGIEGEEAGRFVDPTVADPTVTAPLKRRRPQVKLTAERLIGEKGLPYVMKNAPKRVRISKRRNAHDNLSHIVQFYQLWAHELFPKARFNDFIKLCQSLGKNDKLLREYRKNLYREELLGGSERQEETILQDTVAEEHLQRQESIPQDIATQAPQEAQRELEELEDDIYTVSTRANAAELDTQQPIEDESLVEEFEEDQDAMEAMKEFGF